In Sphingomonas profundi, the sequence CGCGCCCTCGTTATGGTGGACGGCGCGTCGTGCAAGGGGCAAGATCGCCCGCGGCCGGCATGCGGCCGGGGAGATGATGGTGGGCACCTTCGCGCTGTTCCTGGCGATCCTGGCGATCGCCTTCGTCTTCGCCGGCGTCACGGTGGTGCGGCAGGGCTATCGCTACACGATCGAATATTTTGGCAAGTTCGTCGCCACGGCCCAGCCGGGTTTCAATTTCTACATGCCGTTCTTCTACCGCGTGGGCAAGAAGATCAACATGATGGAGCAGGTTCTGGACATTCCGGGGCAGGAGATCATCACGCGCGACAATGCGATGGTCTCGGTCGACGGGGTCGTGTTCTTCCAGGTGCTCGATGCCGCCAAGGCCGCCTATGAGGTGTCCGATCTCTACCAGGCGATCCTGGCGCTGATGACGACGAACCTGCGCACAGTGATGGGATCGATGGACCTCGACGAGACGCTGTCCAAACGGGACGAGATCAACGCGCGGCTGCTGAACGTCGTCGATCACGCCACTGCCGCCTGGGGCGTCAAGATCACCCGCGTCGAGGTGAAGGACATCAAGCCGCCGCAGGATATCGTGAACTCCATGGGCCGGCAGATGAAGGCGGAGCGGGAGAAGCGCGCCTCGATCCTGGAGGCGGAAGGCATGCGCGCCTCCGAGATCCTGCGGGCCGAGGGCGAGAAGCAGGGCCAGATCCTGCAGGCGGAAGGGCGCCGCGAGGCCGCCTTCCGCGATGCCGAGGCGCGCGAGCGCGCGGCCGAGGCGGAGGCCAAGGCGACGCGGATGGTGTCGGACGCGATCGCCGACGGCAACACGCAGGCGATCAACTATTTCGTCGCGCAGAAATATGTCGATGCCGTCGCCAAGTTCGCCACGTCACCGAACAGCAAGACGATCCTGTTCCCGGTCGAGGCGACGCAGCTGATCGGCACGCTCGGCGGCATCGGCGCGCTTGCGAAGGAGGCGCTGGGCAGCGACGACGCGCCCCCCGCCCCGCCGCAGCGCGCCGCGCCGCGCCGTCCCGGCCCGTTCGAGCAGCAGTGATGGCGGCGATCGCCACCCTGCCGGCGCACTGGTGGTGGCTGGTCGCGGCGCTGGCCTTCGCCATCGCCGAGATCGTCGCACCCGGCTTTTTCCTGATCTGGCTGGGCGCCGCCGCGGCGGTGGCGGGCGTGCTGACCCTCGCGCTCGGCCTGCCGCCGGTGGCGCAGGTGGCGGTGTTCGCGGTGGCGGCGATCGGTGCCGTCTACGCCGCCCGCCGGTGGTTCGCCGCCAACCCGGTCGCCTCGCCCGATCCCCTGCTCAACGACCGCGCCGCCCGCCTGATCGGCACCCTGGTGACGGTGGTGGAGCCGATCGCCGCCGGCCGAGGCCGCGTGCGCGTGGGTGACGGCGTCTGGAATGCCGCAGGCGCCGACGCGCTGCCGGGCGACACGGTGCGGGTAACGGGCGCGGACGGCACGACGCTGCTGGTGGAGCGCGCTTAGACGGCCGGGCTAACCGGGTGAAATACCGGAGGAGATTAGGTGAGCAAAGGTGGATACCACGGCGGTTCTACACTCGTCGGACCGGGCAGTCGCTACTGGTGGACTGATCCAGACGATCGCAAGTCGGATCGTCACATCGACCCTGAGTTGCAAGCGATCATGGCAGAGCACGACGCCCTGCGCGCGCAGGGCGTCGATCCTGTGATTGAAGCAAGGAACCGCTCGAAAATGAAGAAAAAGGCTGCGAGACGTGCCCGCGCCAAACGGGTTTCGCCGACGAAAGCGACTTAGTTATTGCTTTAGCCGAATGGCGGATCAGAACCCCATCAGCTTCAGCACCTCCGCCCGGCTGCGCTCGTCGTCGCGGAAGACGCCCATCATGCGGCTCGTCGTCATGGAGACGCCGGTGGTGCGCACGCCGCGGGCGGACATGCAGGCGTGGCTCGCCTCGATCACCACCGCCACGCCCTGCGGCTTCAGGTGGTGCCACACGCAGTCCGCCACCTCCGCCGTCAGCCGCTCCTGCACCTGCAGGCGGCGGGCGAAGCCGTGCAGCACGCGGGCCAGTTTCGATATGCCGACGACGCGGTCGGTGGGCAGGTAGGCGATGTGCGCCTTGCCGATGATCGGCGCCATGTGGTGCTCGCAGTGCGACTGGAACGGGATGTCGCGCAGCAGCACGATCTCGTCATAGCCGCCGACCTCCTCGAAGGTGCGGCTCAGATAGTCGGCGGGATCGACCAGATAGCCCTGGCAATATTCCTTCCACGCCCGCGCCACGCGCTTGGGCGTATCGCGCAGGCCCTCGCGATCGGGATCATCGCCGGACCAGCGGATCAGCGTGCGGATCGCCTCCGCAACCTCGTCCGGCACGGGCAACTTCGCCGCCTCCATCCGGTCGACGATGCTGTCGCCGCCATCGTCGGGTCCGCCGATCTCGCTCATGCTCGCTCTCTCCCGTTCGCTTGCAGCGCAGATGGTGGATCGGGCGGGCGCGGTCAACGCATCGCATCCACTATCAGCTTCAGCCCCACCAGGATCAGCAGCGCGTAGATGATGCCGTAGAAGCGCTGCGCCGACACCCGCCGCACCAGCCACACGCCGGCGAAGGTAGAGGCGATCGCCACCGGCAGCAGCGCCGTCGTGACGAGCAGGGTGGAGCGGCTGAACTGGCCCGCGGCAAGATAGGCCGGCACCTTCATCCAGTTGATCGCGGCGAAGGTGATCGCGGTGGTGCCCACAAATCTGGCCGGCGGCAGGTTGCGCGGGATCACCCACATCTGGAACGGCGGGCCGCCGGCATGGGCGATGTGGCTGGTGAAGCCCGTCGCCACGCCGAACAGCACGCCCACCCACGCCGGCGATCGCGAGGATGCGGCGATGCGCCCGCCGCGCCCCGCCCACAGCCGCTGCACCGCGAACAGGATCGACATGGCGCCGAGCGCGCCGAGCACCACCGTCTCCGGCACCGAGGATGCGAACAGATAGCCGAGCAGCACGCCGATCGCGCCGCCGGACAGCATGATGGCGACGATCCGCCCGTCCCACTCATGCCGGAACGACCAGACGCCGACGACGTCCTGCACGATCAGGATCGGCAGCAGCACCGCCGCCGCCTCCAGCGGCGGCATCACCAGCGCCAGCAGCGGCGGCGAGCACGCCGATGCCGGAGAAGCCGCCCTTGGCCAGCCCCGCGACGAGAACCGCGAGCGTGGTCGCCGCGACGAAGGCGGGATCGGCCGTCATGCCGTCTGCGCCCGCCAGCCGGCGCTTCGTCGAAAGGCGGCTGCAACATGGCGAAACATCCTGACATCCCCGGGCAAAGGCGCGCTCCCATCGATCGGTCTCGACACTATGGAGGACAATGCCGTGCGACGTTCGCGGATGATCGATTGCCGGGCCGGCATCCACCAGCCTTACGGCCGTATCGCCCGGATCGGTGAGGGTATCCAGCGCGCCAGCTGTCGCGGCTGCGGCTGCGCGCTGATGCGCACCGGCGCCACCCGCATGTGGTTCCTGTCCGGCCTGATCGGCTGATCGCGGAAGCGCCGGGCGCAGCGTCTCTTCCCGCGCGCGATCCGGGGCACGGGCGGGCGAAGATCAGTCCGCGCGCAGATCGGACGATAAAGCCCGTCCGATAGTCGCCGCGATCATGACCCGACGAGCCGGAGCAGGCCGGAGCCTGTCTCATCCGACCGCGCCCAGGCCCGATCCGCGCGCACAGGCTCAGGCGCTCACGTCCCCACGCCGTCGTTGCTGATCAGGTCGCCCACCGGGTCGGCGGGCGGATCGGTGACGACGTCCGGCGGCGCGGTGCGGGCGGTGAGGCCGGTCGCGTCGGCATCCTCCAGCATCTGCTCGTCGGGCGACGGCGGCTCGTCCGGCGGCAGCATGTCGGCGATGTTGCCGGCCGGATCGGGCATCTTCGGCGGCGCGGGCTCGGCCTCGCGCGGCGGCGGCGGCGCGGGGCGCGGCGCCTCCTCGACGATGTTCGCCTCCGGTTCCGGCGCGGCCGGCTGCTGCTTCGAGCATCCGGCGAGCAGGGCCGCCGCCAGCAGCCCCGCCGTCATGCCCCGCGTCCATCGCATCGCCGCCATCCTCTTCGCCATGCTCAGCCCGCCGTCGATGCGGTGACGAGGGGCGCGCGGCGGGCGCCCGCCGCGATGCGGCTCGCCAGCATCTCGTCCCACCCGTAGGGGTCGGCGCGGAAGCTCACCTGCCCGCCCGCACTGGCGAAGGCCGTCCAGTAGAGCAGATAGACGGAGATGGGCTGCGGCAGCCGCGCGCGCACGGTGGTGCCGGCATCGATCGCCGTCTGCACCGCATTGCCCTCCCACTTCTCGTCGCCCTTCAGCACCAGTTCCGCAAGGTCGACCGGCCGCTCCAGCCGCACGCAGCCGTGGCTCACCATGCGGGCGTAACGCTCGAACGTGCCCCGGCTGGACGTGTCGTGCAGGTAGACGCCATAGGGATTGTCGAAATCAAACTTGATCCGGCCCAGCGAATTGCCCTCGCCGGGTTTCTGCTGCAGGCGCACGCCGCCGCCATCGAGCGGGATGGTCTTGAAGCCGGCGCGGCGCAGATAGGCCGCGCCCTTCGGCAGCAGCTCCTTCTTGGCGATCGATTGCGGCACGTTCCACGGCGGGTTGATGACGATGCTGTGGATCGACGATTGCAGCATCGGCGTCTCGTCGCCGGGCCGGCCGGTGACGGCGCGCATCGAGGTGACGGGCGCGTCGCCCTTGAACACCGTGAGCACGGCGGCGGCGATGTTCACCTGGATGCGATCGGCCGGCAGATCGGCCGGCAGCCAGCGCCACCGTTCCATGTTCGCCATGATCTGGCGCACGCGCTGCCCGGCCGGCACGTTCAGCGCCGCCAGGGTCTGCCGGGCGGCCACGCCGGTGGGCTCCAGCCCGTAGCGCTTCTGCGCGCGGCGCACGCGCTCGCCCAGCGCCTTGTCGAACGTCTCGGACTTGCCGGACTCGTCGCCATCCTCCACCGAGAGCCGCTTGCGCAGCGCCAGCACGCGCGCGCCGCTGGCGCCGGGGCCGATGTCCGGCCCGTCCGGGATCACGTTCCAGCCGCCGTCGGCCTCGATCTTGCGGTAGGCGGTCAGGCCGCGCCGCAGCGCATCGTAGCCGGCATAGGGCGGCGGCAGCGATGCGATCCAGCTCGCCAGCCGGTCGCTCCGCACGGCGGCGAGGAAGCCCGGCCACGGATCATAGGCCGGCGGCCGCAATCCCCAGGCGGGCAGATAGTCGGCGGAGGCGAGCCGGCCCACGTGCAGCGCGCGGGCATGATCCAGCGCGGCGGTGACGAGCGCCCCGTCGCTGGCATCCAGCGCCGCCGCATGCACCGACGCGGCGGACGTATCGCCGGTTAGCCCGTGGGCGGAGGCGCCGTCCAGCATCTGGCGCAGCAGCTTGGCCTGCGAATCGCTCAGCTTGGGCGCGGGCGGCGGAGCGGGGGCCGGGGCGAGCGGCACGGGCGCGACGGGCAACTGCGCGGCCGCCGCCGGCGGCGATGCCTGCGCGATCACCGGCGCGGAGGCGCCCAGCGACGCGACGGCGATTGCCGCCATGCTCAGGCCGATGAGGGAACGGGCCGGCGCTGCCGGACGACGAACTTGTTTCACGCGTACTCACCCTTTCACGAACGCCCGGTCACATGGGGCGGCGCATCACGGTTCCTAGACCTGCCCGGCGGCTTGGCAAGGCCGCCGCCGGCAAAGCCGCTCGAAACAGCGCGGCGCCTCGGTTAGTGACGTATATGGCCTTCCATCGTGTACCCGCAACGAACCATCCCGCGCTTCGCTCCGGCGCGCGGGGAGCGGCCCGCGGCCTCTCGCGCCGGGCGGTGCTGGCGGGGGGCCTCGCCTTGCCGGCGGTCGCATCCGCCCAGGGCGCGGCGGGCGGCGGGCCGCGCGGCCTGGCGGAGATCGCCACCGCGCTGCGGCCCGATCTGGTCGCCGCCGCCCTCGCCGCCCTCTCCCGCCACGAGCGACAGATCTGGTCGCGCGACGTGGTCGCGATCGTCGATCTCGCTCTGCCCTCGGCGCAGCCGCGTCTGTTCCTGATCGATCTGCTGGCCGGCACGATGACGGCGATGCTGGTCGCCCACGGCAAGGGTTCCGATCCCGATCATGGCGGCATGGCGCGCATCTTCTCGAACGTGGAGGGCTCGATGGCGACGTCGCTCGGCGCCTATCTGACCGGGGAGGCCTATGACGGCGTGCACGGCCGCTCCCGCCGCCTGATCGGCCTCGATCCGACGAACGACGCGGCGGAGGCGCGCGCGATCGTCATCCACGCGGCCTGGTATGTCGGGCCGGAGATCGTCGCGAAGCAGGGCGTGCTCGGCCGCAGCGACGGCTGCTTCGCCGTCTCCACCACCGATATCGGCCCGCTGCTGGCGCGGCTGGGGCGCGGGCGGCTGCTTTACGCCGGCTGATGCTTCGGGGCGCACGACGTCTCCCGGCTTCGTCAAGGCCCGGGATATAGCCGCCGGCGATCCTGGGGTGGATCGACATTCAGCGAATGAAGCCGGTTTGACTTGGCTTTTGTGCAAGCCGCTCATCCTGAGGAGCCATTGAGCCTGTCGAAATGGCGTCCCCGCTCAGCCCCTCCTCAGGATGAGCGGACATGCAAGAAGCTGAATGTCGATCCGGCCTAGCGTGACGCCTCTGCTTTACCGTCGACCCGGCGGATCGGCCGGACCATCGGTTCCGCCTGCCGCCATGGATGCCGGTCGCCCGGCCACGCCACCGTCGCGATCCGCCCTGCGGCGAGTGCGATCGAGAGCCCGCCGGTGCGCGCCAGCAGCGGGCGATCGGCCTTGAACCAGCGCGGCCGGCAGGTGCGCGGCAGCCGGCGGTCGCTCACCACGATGTCGGCCGCGGCGCAGGCGCGGTTCATCGCCGCCACGTCGACCAGATAGGGCGACCGGGTGGCGAGCACCCGCCAGCGACGCCCGCCGCGCATCAGATCGACCGCGCAGAGATCCGGGCCGCACCGCGCGCCCGGCAGCACGTCCAGATCGGCGGCCTCGTCGAACGAACCGCCATTCTCGCCGAGCATGGCGCGGACATAGTCGCCGGCGCGCGGCCGCAGCAGCGCCAGCCTCCCGCCCTCGGCCCGCACCGCCATGTGGCGGCCGTCGCCGGTGACGAGCAGGTCCGGCGGCGGCGTGGCCAGCGCCCAGGCCGCGCCGGCCAGGATCGGGGCGAGGCCCAGCCGCCGCACCCTCGTGCGCCACAAGGCGAGCCACAGGCCGCCCGCGACGATCAGCGCGTACGCGCCGCCCGGCATCGAGGGCAGCGCCGCCACCGCCCCCGGTAGCGCCGCGACATGACGCGCGATCGCCAGCAGCAGCGCCAGCGCACGGCCCGTCAGCCACCAGGCCGGCGCGCCGAGGCCCACCGCGTCCAGCGCCAGTGCCAGCGCCTCCAGCGGCATCACCACGAAGGTGGTGAGCGGAATGGCGACGATGTTGGCGAAGGCGCCGTACAGGCCCGCGCGATGGAAGTGGAACACCGCGATCGGCGCCAGCACGATCTCCACCACCAGCCCGGTCAGCAGCAGCGACAGCAGAGCCCGGCCGATCGCCCGCGCGCGGCTCTCCTCGGCCGGGCCGAAGGCGGCGCGCGTCCACGGATGCTCGTGCAGCGCGACGATGGCGGTCACGGCGGCGAAGCTTAGCTGGAAGCTGGGGCCGGCGATCGCCTCCGGCCGGAACAGCAGCACCACCAGCGCGCCCGTCGCCACCAGCCGCAAGGTCATCGCCTCGCGCCCGATGGCGATGCCGGCCAGCACCAGCAGCGCCGCCACGCAGGACCGCACCGTCGGCACCTCCGCGCCGGCGATGAAGGTGTAGCCGATGCCCGCAAGCGCGCCCGCGCCCGCCGCCACCGGCAGCAGCGGCGCCGACAAGGCGAGGCGCGGGCTCAGCGCCAGCAGGCGCAGCATCAGCAGCATCGTGCCGGCCACCACCGCCGTCACGTGCAGCCCGCTGACGGAGAGCAGGTGGGCGAGGCCGGAGCGGCGCATCGCCTCTGCATCCTCCTCGGCGATCGCGCCCTGATCGCCCGTCACGAAGGCGGCGGCGATCGCCCCCTCCGCGCCCGGCAGCGCGGCGCGGATGTGGCGGGAGAGGCGGTTGCGCACGCCCGCCAGCCACTGCCAGAAGCCGCCGGCGCGCGCGCCCGCATCCACGATCCGCACCGGTCCCAGCGCGCGGCCGGTGGCGCCGAGGCCCTGAAACCAGGCGACGCGCGCGAAATCATAGGCGCCGGGCACGGCCGCCGGCGCGGGCGGCATCAGCCGCGCGCGCAGCACGATCGTGGCGCCGCCGCGCAGGTCCGCCGGCATGTCCTTCTCGGCCACGTTCACCCGCACGTGCGGCGGCAGCGCGGCAGCGGCTCCGGATAGCGGCCCGGTCCGCGAAGCAGGCGGCGCCCCCGCCCCCGAAGCAGGCGATGGCGCGACCCCCGCCACCGGCGCCAGCCGCAGCCGCACCAGCTCGCGCGCGGGCTGCGGCTCCACCGCCTCCACGGTGGCGGCGAAGGTGGCGATGGCGGGGCGGGCCAGGCGCGGCGCGCGCACCGCCTCGCTGCGCCACCACGTGCTGCCGCAGCCGATCGCCAGCGCGAGGCCGCACCAAAGGCCGGCGCGCGCCAGCCGCCGCCCCGGCGCCAGCGCGCCGGCGGCGGCGAGGCCAAGCGCCGCGAGGATGAAACCGGCCCAGCCGGTCGCGTCCGGCAGCAGGAACCAGGCGGCGATGCCGGCGCCCAGCCCCACCGGCAGCCACAGCGGCAGCTGGTCGCGCTCCGCCTCCAGCCAGCGCTCGATCCCGTCGGCGAACGCGCGCATCCGCGCGACCGGCGCGGTTTGTCGCCGGCCGGGTGCCATGCTAGGGGCGGTGCCGAACGTGCCGGGCATCCGGCATGCGTAGAGCGGATCGCGCGATTGCGGAACCGCCCTGCCGATTTCAGCGGCGCGACGTGCCGGCCACCGCGCCTTCCCCGCGCGATCCGGCACACGCGCCACGCGCAAGGAGTATCATGGCGGTGGCAAGTCTGGCGGCGGGCAGCGAGGATCGGGCGGACCGGGATCGCAAGGTGGTGACGCGGTTCGCGCCCTCGCCCACCGGCTTCCTCCACATCGGCGGCGCGCGCACCGCCCTGTTCAACTGGCTCTTCGCGCGCCACCATGGCGGCCGCTTCCTGCTGCGCATCGAGGATACCGATCGCGCCCGCTCCACCCGGCCGGCGATCGACGCCATCCTGGACGGCATGCGCTGGCTGGGACTGGACTGGGACGGGGACGCCGTGTTCCAGTTCGCCCGCGCCGATCGCCATGCGGCGGTGGCGCGCGAGTTGCTGGCGGGCGGCCACGCCTACAAGTGCTTCGCCACCGCCGAGGAGCTGGAGGCGATGCGCGCCGAGCAGAAGGCGAACCGGCAGCCGCTGCGCTACGACGGGCGCTGGCGCGATCGCGATCCGGCCGAGGGTGGCGACGCGCCGTTCGTGATCCGGCTGCGGGCGCCGCGCGAGAGCGCGACCACGATCGAGGATCGCGTGCAAGGCCCGGTGACGGTGCAGAATGGCGAGCTGGACGACATGGTTCTGCTCCGTTCGGACGGTACGCCCACCTACATGCTCGCCGTCGTCGTCGACGATCACGATATGGGCGTGACCCACGTCATCCGCGGCGACGATCATCTCAACAACGCCTTCCGCCAGCTGGCGCTGATCCGCGCGATGGGCTGGGCGGAGCCGGTCTACGCCCATGTGCCGCTGATCCACGGGGCGGACGGGGCCAAGCTCTCCAAGCGCCACGGCGCGCTGGGCGTGGAGGCCTATCGCGACGAGCTGGGGATCCTGCCCGAGGCGCTCTTCAACTATCTGCTGCGGCTCGGCTGGGGGCATGGAGACGCGGAGATCATCAGCCGCGAGCAGGCGACCGAGTGGTTCGATCTCGCCGCCATCGGCCGCTCCCCGTCCCGTTTCGATACGAAGAAGCTGGAGAATCTGAACGGCCACTACATCCGCGAGGCCGCGGACGAGCGGCTGGCGGAGCTTGTCGCTCCTCAGGTCATCGAGGCTGCCGGCCGCGACATCGGCGGTTCGGGGCTCGATCTGCTGCGCCGCGCCATGCCGTTCCTGAAACCGCGCGCGAAGGATCTCCGCGAGCTGGCGGACGCCGCCGGATTTCTGTTTCGCACCCGCCCGTTGGACATGGACGAGCGCGCGTCTTCGCTGCTAGACCCTGCGGCGATCGACCTGCTGGCGGCAGTGCATCGGGCGATCGCGGCGACCGTGGAGTGGAGCGCGCCTGCGCTCGAGGACGCGGTTCGCGGGGTTGCGGATACGGCCGGGATCGGCCTCGGCAAGGTGGCGCAGCCGCTTCGCGCGGCGCTCACCGGCCGGGCCACGTCACCGGGCATTTTCGACGTGCTGGTTCTTCTCGGTCGCGAGGAGAGCCTGGGCCGCCTGAGCGACCGGCTCGCCGGTTGATCGGGCCAGTATGATCCTGACGAGTTTGATCCTTTTGAGGGAGTGAAGGCAGATGGGGGACGGTAGCGCCAAGGTCGAGATCGGCGGCAACGCCACCGACTACAAGGTCCGCTCGGGCACGGTCGGGCCGGACGTGATCGACATCCGCAAGCTGTACGCGAACACCGGCGCGTTCACCTTCGATCCGGGCTTCACCTCCACCGCGAGCTGCGAATCGACCATCACGTACATCGATGGCGACGAGGGCATCCTGCTGCATCGCGGCTACCCGATCGATCAGCTGGCCGAGCAGTCCAGCTTCATGGAAGTCTCCTACCTGCTGCTGAACGGCGAGCTGCCGAGCAAGGCGGAGCTGGAGAAGTTCACCTACACGATCAGCCGCCACACGATGCTGCACGAGCAGCTCTCCACCTTCTATCGCGGCTTCCGGCGCGATGCGCATCCGATGGCGATCATGTGCGGCGTCGTGGGCGCGCTCTCCGCCTTCTACCACGATTCCACCGACATCGCCGATCCGCACCAGCGCATGGTCGCCAGCCACCGGCTGATCGCCAAGATGCCGACGATCGCGGCAATGGCGTACAAATATTCGATCGGCCAGCCCTTCCTCTATCCGCGCAACGACCTGAGCTACACCGGCAATTTTCTGCGCATGACGTTCGGCGTGCCGGCCGAGGAATATGTCGTCGATCCGGTGATCGAGGATGCGATGGACAAGATCTTCATCCTCCACGCCGATCACGAGCAGAACGCCTCCACCTCCACGGTGCGGCTGGCCGGTTCCTCCGGCGCCAATCCGTTCGCCTGCATCGCCGCCGGCATCGCCTGCCTGTGGGGCCCGGCGCACGGCGGCGCCAACGAGGCGGCGCTCAACATGCTGCGCGAGATCGGCACGCCCGATCGCATCCCGGAATATATCGCCCGCGCCAAGAACAAGGACGATCCGTTCCGCCTGATGGGCTTCGGCCACCGCGTCTACAAGAATTTCGATCCGCGCGCGAAGGTGCTGTCCAAGGCGGCGACCGAGGTGCTGGACAAGATGGGCCGCAACGATCCGGTGCTGGATACCGCGCGCGAGCTGGAGCGGATCGCCCTCAGCGACCCCTATTTCATCGACAAGAAGCTGTATCCGAACGTCGATTTCTACTCGGGCGTGATCCTCTCGGCGATCGGCTTCCCGACGACGATGTTCACCGTGCTGTTCGCGCTGGCCCGCACCGTCGGCTGGGTGGCGCAGTGGAACGAGATGATCTCCGATCCGGAGCAGAAGATCGGCCGCCCGCGCCAGCTCTACACCGGCGCGGCCATGCGCGACTACATCCAGGTCGGCAAGCGCTGAGGCAGTCTCCTCCTCCCCTTCGGGGAGGAGGTCGGAAAGCGGGGAAGTCGGGCTTCCGCCGCCTATCGCGCCGGCAGGGTCAGCACGAAGCGGGCGCCCTGGCCCGGCGCGCTGTCCACCGTTATGTCGCCGCCCATCGCCCGCGCCAGCCGGCGCGAGATGTAGAGGCCAAGGCCCGTGCCGCCCGGCTCGCTCGGGTCGACCCGCTCGAACTTCTCGAAGATGCGCGACTGATCCTCGGCCGCCAGCCCCTTGCCCTGATCGGCCACCACCACCGATGCGGTGCGACCACCCGGCTCACAGCGCACCCACAGCATGCCGCCCTCCGGCGAGTAGCGCACGGCGTTGCCGATGAGGTTGACGAGGATCTGGAGCACGCGGCGGAAATCGCCGTGCACCGGCGCCGCCTCGTCCTCCGCCGGTCGATCGATCCGCACGCCGCGATCCGCCGCCCGCACGCCGAGCAGCCCCGCCGCGCGGCGCGCCACGTCGGCCAGGTCGATCGGCTCGGGCGCGACGGTGAAGTCGGGTCGCTCGATCGCCTGGAGATCGACGAGATCGCCCACCAGCGCCAGCAGATGCCGCCCCGCCGTCGCGATATCGGTGGCATAGGCGGAGTAATCGCGCCGCAGCGGCCCCTCCGACTGGGCGCGGATCGTCTCGGCATTGGCCACGATGCGATCGAGCGGGCCGCGCAGCGCCGCGTCCAGCCGCTCGCCGAACGCATCCGCGTTCACCGCGCCCGGCCCGCCCGCCGCCTCCGCCGGCACGATCGTCGCGGCCCCGCTGAAGCCGGCCAGGCGGCCCAGCCCGTCGATCAGCGGCGCGCCGGCCAGCCGCACCTGCTCGCCGCTGACGGCGACGGTGGCGTGCTGATCGGCGAAGCGGCGCTGCATCGCCACCGCCTCCAGCATCGGCAGCGCGCCCTGCTCCCCCGGCTGCAAGGTGAACAGCCGCGTCAGCGGATCGCCCGTCGATACGCCGGAATGGGGCGGCACCAGGCTGACGATGCGCAGCGCCGCGTCCGTCGCGAAGGTCCAGTCGGCATCGGCGCGCGTGAAATCCTGCTCGCGGGCCGGCAGGTCGGCCGATGCCGGCACGGCGGCACGACGGTTCCAGCCGGCGATCGCCAGGCTTACCCCGCCGTCGTCCGGCTGCGCGCGCACCCAGAGATCGAGATCGCCTTCCTCGTCCGCCACCAGCACGCCGCGCGAGACGACGATGCCGATGCGCCGCACCAGCCGCACCAGCGCGGCGAGCTGCGGCGGCGCGAGCACGCCGCCCTCCTGCCCGCCCGCGCGCAGGTGCAGCGTCAGCAACTCCGGATCGGCCTCCACCAGCCGGCCCTGCCCGTCGACACGGCCGCGCACCGGCGCCAGGCGGCCGCTCACCGATCGGTTCCGCGGGCGAGTTCGGCGATGGCGTCGACGTAGACGGGATCGATCCGCCACAAGGCGAGCGCGGCGGATGCGCGGTCCGGCGTCATGCCGCCATAGGCCTCGATCCGGTCGGCCAGCGCATCCTCGTCGCCCTCGTCCGTCAGGCGCAGCGCCATATCGGCCGCCTGCGGCGGGGCGAGGTCGGCGCCGCGACACAGCAGCAGCAGGCGCCCGACATCGGGATCGATCATCATGTCCCACG encodes:
- a CDS encoding L,D-transpeptidase family protein encodes the protein MAAIAVASLGASAPVIAQASPPAAAAQLPVAPVPLAPAPAPPPAPKLSDSQAKLLRQMLDGASAHGLTGDTSAASVHAAALDASDGALVTAALDHARALHVGRLASADYLPAWGLRPPAYDPWPGFLAAVRSDRLASWIASLPPPYAGYDALRRGLTAYRKIEADGGWNVIPDGPDIGPGASGARVLALRKRLSVEDGDESGKSETFDKALGERVRRAQKRYGLEPTGVAARQTLAALNVPAGQRVRQIMANMERWRWLPADLPADRIQVNIAAAVLTVFKGDAPVTSMRAVTGRPGDETPMLQSSIHSIVINPPWNVPQSIAKKELLPKGAAYLRRAGFKTIPLDGGGVRLQQKPGEGNSLGRIKFDFDNPYGVYLHDTSSRGTFERYARMVSHGCVRLERPVDLAELVLKGDEKWEGNAVQTAIDAGTTVRARLPQPISVYLLYWTAFASAGGQVSFRADPYGWDEMLASRIAAGARRAPLVTASTAG
- a CDS encoding murein L,D-transpeptidase catalytic domain family protein: MAFHRVPATNHPALRSGARGAARGLSRRAVLAGGLALPAVASAQGAAGGGPRGLAEIATALRPDLVAAALAALSRHERQIWSRDVVAIVDLALPSAQPRLFLIDLLAGTMTAMLVAHGKGSDPDHGGMARIFSNVEGSMATSLGAYLTGEAYDGVHGRSRRLIGLDPTNDAAEARAIVIHAAWYVGPEIVAKQGVLGRSDGCFAVSTTDIGPLLARLGRGRLLYAG
- a CDS encoding NfeD family protein, whose product is MAAIATLPAHWWWLVAALAFAIAEIVAPGFFLIWLGAAAAVAGVLTLALGLPPVAQVAVFAVAAIGAVYAARRWFAANPVASPDPLLNDRAARLIGTLVTVVEPIAAGRGRVRVGDGVWNAAGADALPGDTVRVTGADGTTLLVERA
- a CDS encoding ComEC/Rec2 family competence protein; amino-acid sequence: MRAFADGIERWLEAERDQLPLWLPVGLGAGIAAWFLLPDATGWAGFILAALGLAAAGALAPGRRLARAGLWCGLALAIGCGSTWWRSEAVRAPRLARPAIATFAATVEAVEPQPARELVRLRLAPVAGVAPSPASGAGAPPASRTGPLSGAAAALPPHVRVNVAEKDMPADLRGGATIVLRARLMPPAPAAVPGAYDFARVAWFQGLGATGRALGPVRIVDAGARAGGFWQWLAGVRNRLSRHIRAALPGAEGAIAAAFVTGDQGAIAEEDAEAMRRSGLAHLLSVSGLHVTAVVAGTMLLMLRLLALSPRLALSAPLLPVAAGAGALAGIGYTFIAGAEVPTVRSCVAALLVLAGIAIGREAMTLRLVATGALVVLLFRPEAIAGPSFQLSFAAVTAIVALHEHPWTRAAFGPAEESRARAIGRALLSLLLTGLVVEIVLAPIAVFHFHRAGLYGAFANIVAIPLTTFVVMPLEALALALDAVGLGAPAWWLTGRALALLLAIARHVAALPGAVAALPSMPGGAYALIVAGGLWLALWRTRVRRLGLAPILAGAAWALATPPPDLLVTGDGRHMAVRAEGGRLALLRPRAGDYVRAMLGENGGSFDEAADLDVLPGARCGPDLCAVDLMRGGRRWRVLATRSPYLVDVAAMNRACAAADIVVSDRRLPRTCRPRWFKADRPLLARTGGLSIALAAGRIATVAWPGDRHPWRQAEPMVRPIRRVDGKAEASR
- the folE gene encoding GTP cyclohydrolase I FolE, encoding MSEIGGPDDGGDSIVDRMEAAKLPVPDEVAEAIRTLIRWSGDDPDREGLRDTPKRVARAWKEYCQGYLVDPADYLSRTFEEVGGYDEIVLLRDIPFQSHCEHHMAPIIGKAHIAYLPTDRVVGISKLARVLHGFARRLQVQERLTAEVADCVWHHLKPQGVAVVIEASHACMSARGVRTTGVSMTTSRMMGVFRDDERSRAEVLKLMGF
- a CDS encoding SPFH domain-containing protein, whose translation is MVGTFALFLAILAIAFVFAGVTVVRQGYRYTIEYFGKFVATAQPGFNFYMPFFYRVGKKINMMEQVLDIPGQEIITRDNAMVSVDGVVFFQVLDAAKAAYEVSDLYQAILALMTTNLRTVMGSMDLDETLSKRDEINARLLNVVDHATAAWGVKITRVEVKDIKPPQDIVNSMGRQMKAEREKRASILEAEGMRASEILRAEGEKQGQILQAEGRREAAFRDAEARERAAEAEAKATRMVSDAIADGNTQAINYFVAQKYVDAVAKFATSPNSKTILFPVEATQLIGTLGGIGALAKEALGSDDAPPAPPQRAAPRRPGPFEQQ